The Flavobacteriales bacterium genome has a window encoding:
- a CDS encoding amidohydrolase, giving the protein MTELSLTLVQSHLIWEQPKANLSYFGQLLQSVKQTDVIILPELFSTAFSLSAKAESMDGESVQWMLNLSKEKNALILGSLLIEDNGYKYNRLICAFPDGSVQHYDKRHLFTLMKEESFIHKGDRRLTVEYKGWRICPLICYDLRFPVYSRNTDAYDILVYVANWPVTRIQHWNQLLIARAIENQSYVVGVNRVGEDVNGIKYNGQSAVIDASGHIIYIGGEKEALKTVVVSKDSLQSARNKFPFLQDADKFTIH; this is encoded by the coding sequence AGCAAATCTCTCGTATTTTGGACAGTTACTCCAATCCGTTAAGCAGACAGACGTTATTATTTTACCAGAATTATTTTCAACAGCCTTTTCCTTGAGTGCTAAAGCCGAATCTATGGACGGTGAAAGTGTACAATGGATGCTGAACTTATCCAAAGAAAAGAATGCCCTTATTTTAGGATCTTTACTCATCGAAGACAATGGCTACAAATACAACCGATTAATTTGCGCCTTTCCAGATGGAAGTGTTCAGCACTATGATAAAAGACATTTGTTTACTCTAATGAAGGAGGAATCATTTATCCATAAAGGCGATAGGCGTTTAACCGTTGAATACAAGGGGTGGCGAATATGCCCGTTAATATGTTACGATTTACGTTTCCCAGTGTACAGTAGAAATACAGACGCTTACGATATATTAGTCTATGTTGCTAATTGGCCTGTCACGAGAATTCAACATTGGAATCAGCTTTTAATCGCAAGGGCCATAGAAAATCAATCTTATGTTGTTGGTGTGAATAGAGTAGGCGAAGATGTCAATGGAATAAAATACAACGGCCAAAGTGCAGTAATTGACGCCAGCGGACACATTATATATATAGGGGGTGAAAAAGAAGCCCTTAAAACAGTAGTGGTCAGCAAAGACAGCTTACAGTCTGCGCGAAATAAATTTCCTTTTTTGCAAGACGCCGATAAGTTTACTATTCATTAG